The proteins below are encoded in one region of Shewanella algae:
- the tsaA gene encoding tRNA (N6-threonylcarbamoyladenosine(37)-N6)-methyltransferase TrmO, with protein MGFSTQIEAVAYCRTPYKQKFGIPRQPGLVDFVRGFVELTAPYNHIDAVRGLEQYSHLWLLFCFHENLAQGWKTTVRPPRLGGNEKLGVFATRSTFRPNGIGQSVVKLHQIHQGKGKVVLEISGMDLLDGTPIIDIKPYIPFSDAIPEAIGGIAQQAPEQVEVSFSHLAVEQLIRLEKRYPGLDKLIQAVLAQDPRPAYKKGKPDPKRYQVALYDLDIFWHAQEQGIEVETIQPFCAKASGAGA; from the coding sequence ATGGGGTTTTCGACTCAGATAGAAGCGGTTGCCTATTGCCGGACACCATATAAACAGAAGTTTGGTATTCCTCGTCAGCCGGGCTTGGTGGATTTTGTTCGCGGTTTTGTCGAACTGACAGCGCCCTACAATCATATTGATGCGGTGCGTGGGCTGGAGCAGTATTCCCACCTCTGGTTACTGTTCTGCTTTCATGAAAATCTGGCCCAGGGCTGGAAAACCACGGTGCGCCCTCCCCGGCTCGGCGGCAATGAAAAGCTCGGGGTGTTTGCCACCCGCTCCACCTTCAGACCCAATGGCATTGGCCAATCTGTGGTGAAGCTGCATCAGATCCACCAAGGCAAAGGCAAGGTGGTCCTGGAGATCTCCGGCATGGACCTGCTCGATGGCACTCCGATAATCGACATCAAACCCTATATCCCCTTCTCGGACGCGATACCGGAGGCGATAGGCGGCATAGCGCAGCAGGCTCCCGAGCAGGTTGAGGTCAGCTTCAGCCATCTCGCAGTAGAACAACTGATCCGACTCGAGAAACGCTATCCCGGGCTGGATAAGCTCATTCAGGCGGTGCTGGCCCAGGATCCGAGACCCGCCTACAAGAAAGGCAAGCCGGACCCCAAACGCTATCAAGTAGCTCTGTATGATCTGGATATCTTCTGGCATGCCCAAGAGCAAGGCATTGAGGTCGAAACCATACAGCCCTTTTGTGCCAAAGCGTCCGGCGCCGGAGCATGA
- a CDS encoding H-NS family nucleoid-associated regulatory protein has protein sequence MSDFLDILTHGRRFKAAVKELSVADLRDLAAKLDKIIIDREEEAKEEEKAQAERLSKIEDIRKQMEAVGLSVEDLGNVAAAKAAPKKRAPRPPKYKIVVDGETITWTGQGRMPTVFKNEVDKGRSMDDFLI, from the coding sequence ATGAGCGATTTTCTTGATATATTGACTCACGGTCGTCGTTTTAAGGCCGCAGTAAAAGAGTTGAGCGTTGCAGATCTGCGCGATCTGGCTGCCAAATTGGATAAGATCATTATTGATCGTGAAGAGGAAGCCAAGGAAGAAGAAAAGGCACAAGCTGAACGTCTTTCTAAAATAGAAGATATCCGTAAGCAGATGGAAGCCGTTGGCCTGTCTGTTGAAGATCTGGGTAATGTTGCTGCCGCCAAGGCTGCTCCCAAGAAGCGTGCTCCTCGCCCACCAAAATACAAAATCGTTGTAGATGGTGAAACTATTACTTGGACCGGCCAAGGCCGTATGCCAACTGTATTCAAGAACGAAGTAGACAAAGGTCGTTCAATGGATGATTTCCTGATCTAA
- a CDS encoding GGDEF domain-containing protein, with product MPNPPKHTNTKKHVTWLAGDPQPVTAEFFLLAGLIVFFGGASLWVMERTGKAHIAELQDQKLLLQTIKANQMQHLALLKLKNNWPTYPSNEREAILDETRQRQQQIITTLSQFTLAAKEYDEALALGQQLSVMSGQPLRAPHMTGMISAIDNLSLRLSGIGLTHLDAQAQKNSKSLMQTLLGLVLGSLALIVLSQTVAWAVLGRHLLKPLLQTSHKLSELAEQNFGGNSPNAVNRETLKINHALLSLEAQMSALTSEQQQDELTGLYNRRSFNQLLKQAWHKAVVKQHRIGLLLIQSDQAIASETLLHLAQRLLDFEISGEHFLARLQQSQLALLLPDRDPEACIRIAQSLNQFVLAANLRAKAQSPRLTVSIGVANIQPARQLGWDTLVFQAEEALLSAQNRGGNCSAGANQ from the coding sequence TTGCCAAACCCGCCCAAACACACAAACACCAAGAAGCACGTCACTTGGCTTGCCGGGGATCCGCAGCCGGTTACTGCTGAGTTTTTTCTGCTTGCCGGGCTGATAGTGTTTTTTGGCGGAGCCAGCCTCTGGGTGATGGAGCGTACAGGCAAGGCCCATATCGCCGAGCTCCAGGATCAGAAACTGCTGCTGCAAACCATCAAAGCCAACCAGATGCAGCATCTGGCACTGCTGAAACTCAAAAACAACTGGCCTACCTATCCCTCCAACGAGCGGGAGGCTATCCTCGACGAAACCAGGCAGAGACAACAACAGATAATAACCACCCTGAGTCAGTTTACCCTGGCGGCCAAAGAATATGACGAGGCCCTGGCTCTTGGACAACAGCTGTCAGTGATGAGTGGTCAGCCTTTGAGAGCACCACATATGACCGGCATGATAAGTGCCATAGATAATCTTTCTCTGCGCCTGTCCGGCATAGGGCTGACCCACCTGGATGCCCAGGCACAAAAGAACAGCAAGTCGCTGATGCAAACCTTGCTAGGGCTGGTGCTCGGGTCACTGGCGCTGATAGTTCTGAGTCAAACTGTGGCCTGGGCTGTACTTGGCCGCCACCTGCTCAAACCCTTGTTGCAGACCAGCCACAAGCTCAGCGAATTGGCGGAACAAAACTTCGGTGGCAACTCCCCAAATGCCGTGAACAGGGAAACACTCAAGATAAACCATGCGCTGTTGTCCCTTGAGGCCCAAATGAGTGCCTTGACCAGCGAGCAACAACAGGACGAACTCACAGGGCTCTATAACCGCCGCAGCTTCAACCAACTGTTGAAGCAGGCCTGGCACAAAGCGGTAGTGAAACAGCACAGGATAGGCCTGTTGCTCATTCAGAGCGATCAGGCCATTGCCAGCGAAACCCTGTTGCATTTGGCCCAAAGGCTGCTGGACTTTGAAATTAGCGGTGAACATTTTCTGGCGCGATTGCAACAATCTCAGTTGGCACTGTTACTGCCAGACCGGGATCCGGAAGCCTGTATCCGCATTGCCCAGAGCCTCAATCAATTTGTGCTGGCGGCCAATCTGAGAGCCAAGGCCCAAAGCCCAAGACTGACAGTCTCTATCGGTGTGGCCAACATCCAACCGGCCAGGCAACTCGGTTGGGACACCCTGGTATTTCAGGCTGAAGAAGCCCTGCTCAGCGCCCAAAACCGCGGCGGCAACTGCAGCGCCGGCGCCAATCAGTAG
- a CDS encoding electron transfer flavoprotein subunit alpha/FixB family protein: MAVLVIAEHDNASLKQDTAKVVAAAKAIGGDIHLLVAGQDCKAAADAAAKLEGVSKVLLADNPAYGAHLADNIGELILSLSGDYSHILAAASSQGKDILPRVAALLDVAQLSEITKVIDADTFVRPVYAGNAMATVKSLDDKKVATVRASAFDAVAETGSAEINQLDSVFDAKSSFVSQSLTESARPELGSARVIVSGGRGMGSGENFAMLEALADKLGAAVGASRAAVDAGFVPNDLQVGQTGKIVAPELYIAVGISGAIQHLAGMKDSKVIVAINKDPEAPIFQVADYGLEADLFDVVPKLNELI, from the coding sequence ATGGCCGTATTAGTAATAGCAGAACACGATAATGCCAGCCTGAAACAGGACACAGCCAAAGTTGTCGCCGCAGCCAAAGCCATAGGGGGAGATATTCACCTCTTGGTTGCCGGTCAGGATTGTAAGGCCGCCGCCGATGCTGCCGCCAAGCTTGAAGGCGTCAGTAAAGTACTGCTGGCCGATAACCCTGCCTATGGTGCTCATCTTGCCGACAATATTGGTGAACTCATCTTGTCTCTGAGTGGTGACTACAGCCACATTCTGGCTGCAGCTTCAAGCCAGGGTAAGGACATACTGCCAAGAGTGGCGGCTTTGCTGGATGTGGCTCAACTTTCGGAGATCACCAAGGTGATTGACGCCGATACTTTTGTCCGTCCCGTTTATGCCGGTAACGCCATGGCAACCGTTAAGAGTCTGGACGATAAGAAAGTGGCCACTGTGCGCGCCAGCGCCTTCGACGCAGTTGCCGAGACAGGCTCAGCTGAAATCAATCAGCTCGATAGCGTCTTCGACGCCAAGAGCAGCTTTGTATCCCAGAGCCTGACCGAGTCGGCTCGTCCGGAGCTTGGCAGCGCCAGAGTCATTGTTTCTGGTGGTCGCGGTATGGGTAGTGGCGAAAACTTTGCCATGCTGGAAGCCTTGGCCGATAAGCTGGGCGCCGCCGTAGGTGCATCGCGGGCAGCAGTGGATGCCGGCTTTGTTCCCAACGACCTGCAGGTTGGCCAGACGGGTAAAATCGTGGCGCCAGAGCTTTATATCGCTGTGGGTATCTCCGGGGCGATTCAACATCTGGCCGGGATGAAGGACTCAAAAGTCATTGTGGCCATCAACAAAGATCCTGAAGCGCCTATCTTCCAGGTTGCCGATTATGGCTTGGAAGCTGACCTGTTTGATGTTGTGCCTAAATTGAACGAGTTGATTTAA
- a CDS encoding electron transfer flavoprotein subunit beta/FixA family protein translates to MKVLVPVKRVVDANVKVRVKADNTGVETANLKMALNPFCEIAVEEAVRLKEAGSASEVVVVSIGPKAAQEQLRTALALGADRAIHIETDEELVPLSIAKLLKAVQDKEQAQLILLGKQSIDGDNNQTGQMLAALAGMPQATFASEVKLEGETLLVTREVDGGLQTLSMPLPAVVTADLRLNEPRYASLPNIMKAKRKPLETMSIDDLGVALKQHVQVLEVATPASRQAGVMVASVEELVDKLKNEAKVI, encoded by the coding sequence ATGAAAGTATTGGTGCCAGTAAAACGTGTGGTCGATGCCAATGTGAAGGTCAGGGTCAAGGCCGACAACACAGGCGTTGAAACAGCCAACCTGAAAATGGCGTTGAATCCATTTTGTGAGATTGCGGTAGAAGAAGCCGTGCGTCTGAAAGAAGCCGGCAGTGCTTCTGAAGTTGTCGTTGTCAGCATAGGTCCCAAGGCGGCACAGGAGCAGCTGCGTACCGCACTTGCTCTGGGTGCCGACCGTGCCATTCACATCGAAACCGATGAAGAGCTGGTGCCCCTTTCTATTGCCAAACTGCTCAAGGCGGTGCAGGACAAGGAACAGGCGCAACTTATTCTGCTCGGTAAGCAGTCCATCGACGGCGATAACAATCAGACAGGACAGATGCTGGCGGCGCTCGCCGGTATGCCTCAGGCAACCTTTGCATCTGAAGTGAAGCTGGAAGGCGAAACTTTGCTGGTCACCCGGGAAGTGGATGGCGGCTTACAGACTCTGTCCATGCCTCTGCCTGCCGTGGTCACCGCAGATCTGCGTCTGAATGAGCCTCGCTATGCTTCTTTGCCCAATATCATGAAAGCCAAGCGCAAGCCGCTGGAGACCATGAGCATTGATGACCTGGGAGTGGCGCTCAAGCAGCACGTACAGGTGTTGGAGGTAGCAACGCCGGCCAGCCGTCAGGCGGGTGTGATGGTGGCTTCCGTTGAGGAGCTGGTGGACAAGTTGAAAAACGAAGCGAAGGTGATCTAA
- a CDS encoding acyltransferase: MSDFTPSADDYQAQHKRRLSWMPWLWYRLKPKHLEWALPWQQAIQARLQVLETISIGQNCFIAPEAELFAEPGRPITLGDESMIAANCFLHGPIQIGREVSINHGCSLDGGSRGIVIGDKTRIANNVTIYAFNHGMAPDMPIYRQSSQSKGIVIGEDVWIGAQAGIVDGVTIGDCAVIAMGAIVTKSVPAFAIMAGNPARVVGDRRDKPLTGSEKNQ; the protein is encoded by the coding sequence ATGAGTGATTTTACCCCCTCAGCTGATGATTATCAGGCGCAGCACAAGAGGCGCCTCTCCTGGATGCCCTGGCTCTGGTATCGCCTCAAACCCAAACATCTCGAGTGGGCCCTTCCCTGGCAACAGGCGATTCAGGCCAGGCTCCAAGTCCTTGAAACCATCAGCATAGGGCAAAACTGCTTTATCGCCCCCGAGGCAGAGCTGTTTGCCGAACCCGGCAGGCCGATAACCCTGGGCGATGAGTCCATGATAGCCGCCAACTGCTTTCTGCATGGGCCGATACAGATAGGCCGGGAGGTCAGTATCAACCACGGCTGCTCGCTGGATGGCGGCAGTCGCGGCATAGTGATAGGTGACAAGACCCGTATTGCCAACAATGTCACCATCTACGCCTTCAATCATGGCATGGCGCCGGATATGCCCATCTATCGTCAGAGCAGCCAATCCAAGGGGATTGTGATTGGCGAGGATGTCTGGATTGGCGCCCAGGCCGGTATCGTCGATGGTGTTACCATAGGCGACTGCGCCGTCATTGCCATGGGCGCCATTGTCACAAAGTCGGTACCCGCGTTTGCCATAATGGCGGGAAATCCTGCTAGAGTAGTGGGAGATAGACGCGATAAGCCACTGACGGGCAGTGAAAAAAATCAATAA
- a CDS encoding amidohydrolase family protein — MKPSFPAAKLLFISLVACSAYADETQLTDNTPRLTALTHAKLMLSPGKQLDNATLLIENNRIKQVISNNEIPQNAYKIDLNGYTIYPGFIDPFAEYGLEYSESPATIEGPVYRINPKGAVAANGAIHAEKEWFSYVLADKEAASNWISNGFTSVQSAHLNGIFRGIGVSLSLADKNSNQLIYNPQSRHFMAFDKGNSPQDYPNSLMGSIALIRQTLSDANWYNQNKMKAAGREDLLSPEFNIALERLHDIKTRGAIFDTRNLNNQLRAAKLLSQEDIQPILLGNGQEYARVRELQEYRPVLILPLNFPAAPQVSDEDNAREVPLRTLRHWERAPSNPAVMAANNIPFSFTQYGMDGKAFWPRLRMALQAGLDEETALAALTTEAAAAAGIDNLVGKLAPGYMADLVIAKGNLFQDGEIVSVWLQGEEQKQLAPEFQWQGSYRLHLAELELDLELQLTQQTPRKLRGNLSSGDQQIALAHLKADSKRLSFSVNLQGAGINGISRFTLWQDDEGLRGRLLSADGAITQLAGSRLPQALLMPDTEEDTRTNTQATSPKTVSKTGPKTEPEYLSRLTSPLQAYGRSELPGTEKLHIRNVTLWTSSEAGIIGNSDLLMANGKIEKIGTDLSTPAGYQVIEGADMHLTAGIIDEHSHIAVNGGLNEMSDAITSEVQIADVLNPDDIAIYRSLAGGVTTANLLHGSANPIGGQSQVIQLRWGESAEGLKFTQAHQGIKFALGENVKQSNWGERYTRRFPQSRMGVKALMSDAFNAARDYKDAQAQYAELRSREKRKQLSPRPDYRLQAIAQVLNGERDVHIHSYVQSEILMFLRLAEAYDFKVTAFTHVLEGYKLAPELAAHGAGASTFADWWAYKFEVYDAIPQNACLMMNASVLTSINSDDFEMQRRLNQEAAKSVKYCDMSQEDAWKMVTINPAKQLGIDAITGSIEEGKQADLVLWDANPLSVYAKSQAVWIGGKRYFDRAEDRQMTQAIAGERQALIQKILGSDPARLQGETTSEIIEPLWQCDTQFNAWGQNKESRL, encoded by the coding sequence ATGAAACCCTCTTTCCCCGCCGCAAAACTGCTGTTTATCAGCCTTGTGGCCTGCAGCGCCTACGCCGATGAAACGCAACTGACAGACAATACTCCGAGATTGACCGCCTTAACCCACGCCAAACTCATGCTCTCCCCGGGTAAGCAATTGGATAACGCTACCCTGCTTATTGAAAATAACCGGATAAAGCAAGTTATTTCCAATAATGAAATTCCACAAAATGCTTATAAGATAGATCTCAATGGTTACACCATCTATCCGGGGTTTATCGATCCCTTTGCCGAATATGGCTTGGAGTATTCAGAATCGCCGGCAACTATTGAAGGCCCTGTCTATCGGATAAACCCCAAAGGGGCTGTGGCTGCAAATGGGGCTATTCACGCAGAGAAAGAATGGTTTTCCTATGTATTGGCAGATAAAGAAGCCGCGTCAAATTGGATAAGCAATGGCTTTACCAGCGTTCAGAGTGCTCATCTTAACGGAATATTCAGGGGAATTGGTGTTTCACTGTCTTTGGCGGACAAGAATAGCAATCAACTGATATATAATCCCCAAAGTCGACATTTTATGGCTTTTGATAAAGGCAATTCACCACAGGACTACCCCAACTCCCTGATGGGAAGCATAGCGTTAATAAGACAGACTCTCAGTGATGCCAACTGGTATAACCAGAATAAAATGAAAGCAGCCGGTCGCGAGGATTTATTGTCACCGGAATTTAATATCGCCCTTGAGCGCTTGCACGATATAAAAACTCGTGGTGCGATATTTGACACCCGAAACCTCAATAACCAGTTGCGTGCAGCCAAACTCTTGAGCCAAGAAGATATCCAGCCAATCTTACTGGGAAATGGCCAGGAATATGCAAGAGTGAGAGAACTGCAAGAATATCGACCCGTGTTGATATTGCCGTTGAACTTCCCCGCTGCCCCTCAGGTCAGTGATGAAGACAATGCCAGGGAAGTACCACTCAGAACCTTGAGACACTGGGAGCGGGCACCGAGCAATCCTGCTGTGATGGCCGCCAACAATATCCCTTTCTCCTTCACCCAATACGGCATGGACGGTAAAGCCTTTTGGCCCAGGTTGAGAATGGCGCTGCAAGCCGGTCTCGACGAAGAAACCGCATTGGCAGCGCTGACCACAGAAGCCGCTGCGGCCGCCGGCATAGATAATTTGGTCGGTAAACTGGCGCCCGGCTATATGGCCGATCTGGTGATAGCCAAAGGCAATCTGTTTCAGGACGGCGAAATAGTCAGCGTATGGTTGCAGGGCGAAGAGCAAAAACAGCTGGCTCCGGAATTCCAGTGGCAAGGCAGTTATCGCCTGCATTTGGCTGAACTGGAATTGGATCTTGAGCTGCAACTGACCCAGCAAACGCCCCGAAAACTCAGGGGCAACCTCAGCAGTGGCGATCAACAGATAGCGCTTGCTCACCTGAAAGCCGACAGCAAACGCCTGAGTTTCAGCGTCAATTTGCAGGGTGCTGGCATAAATGGCATCAGTAGATTTACTCTATGGCAAGATGATGAAGGGTTGAGAGGAAGACTCTTGAGTGCCGATGGCGCTATCACTCAACTGGCCGGCTCAAGATTACCGCAAGCGCTTTTAATGCCAGATACAGAAGAGGATACGCGGACAAATACTCAGGCAACAAGCCCCAAAACTGTGTCAAAGACCGGGCCAAAGACTGAACCCGAGTATCTCAGTCGTTTAACGAGCCCACTGCAAGCCTATGGCCGCAGTGAGCTGCCAGGTACGGAAAAACTGCATATCCGCAATGTCACTCTCTGGACCTCAAGCGAGGCCGGCATTATTGGCAACAGCGACCTGCTTATGGCCAATGGCAAGATTGAAAAGATTGGCACAGATCTCAGCACTCCGGCAGGTTATCAGGTCATAGAGGGAGCAGACATGCACCTGACAGCCGGGATCATAGATGAGCATTCCCACATAGCCGTCAACGGCGGCCTCAATGAGATGTCCGATGCCATCACCTCAGAAGTACAAATAGCCGATGTGCTTAACCCGGACGATATTGCCATCTATCGCTCCTTGGCTGGTGGCGTCACCACCGCCAATCTGCTGCATGGCAGCGCCAACCCTATAGGTGGCCAGTCGCAGGTCATTCAACTGCGCTGGGGAGAGTCGGCTGAGGGACTCAAGTTCACCCAGGCCCATCAGGGGATTAAGTTTGCTTTGGGGGAAAACGTCAAACAGAGTAACTGGGGCGAGCGTTATACCCGCAGATTCCCGCAAAGCCGCATGGGGGTGAAGGCCCTGATGAGCGATGCTTTCAATGCCGCCAGAGACTATAAAGACGCCCAGGCCCAATATGCCGAGCTGCGCTCACGGGAGAAACGTAAGCAGCTCTCCCCTCGCCCCGATTATCGTTTACAGGCGATTGCCCAAGTGCTGAACGGCGAGCGCGATGTGCATATTCACTCCTATGTCCAGTCTGAAATCCTGATGTTCTTGCGCCTCGCCGAGGCCTACGATTTCAAGGTCACCGCCTTCACCCATGTACTGGAAGGCTACAAGCTGGCCCCCGAGTTGGCGGCTCATGGTGCCGGTGCTTCCACCTTTGCCGACTGGTGGGCCTATAAATTTGAGGTCTATGATGCCATTCCGCAAAACGCCTGTTTGATGATGAATGCCAGCGTGCTCACCTCGATTAACTCAGATGACTTTGAGATGCAGCGGCGCCTGAATCAGGAAGCCGCCAAGTCGGTGAAATACTGCGACATGTCCCAGGAAGATGCCTGGAAGATGGTAACCATCAACCCCGCCAAGCAGCTCGGGATAGACGCCATAACAGGTTCAATTGAAGAGGGGAAACAGGCAGATTTGGTGCTCTGGGATGCCAACCCCCTATCGGTTTATGCCAAGAGCCAGGCAGTGTGGATTGGCGGCAAACGCTACTTCGACCGCGCTGAGGATAGGCAAATGACCCAGGCTATCGCCGGCGAGCGCCAGGCGCTGATCCAGAAAATTCTTGGCAGTGACCCGGCGCGGCTTCAAGGCGAAACAACGTCTGAAATCATAGAGCCCTTGTGGCAATGCGATACCCAATTCAACGCCTGGGGCCAGAATAAGGAGAGCCGCCTGTGA
- the rcsF gene encoding Rcs stress response system protein RcsF, whose translation MKPIFLSTLVLLLGGCAGEYSFNSNLDSQAIQEYFKPSEVQLFDGSRPTGQYEVLGLVEGNACQSELDGVPATMADARTEARRAAADMKANGLIIKNCVETQEAAAGCYTSAMCVGQAIRLATPKE comes from the coding sequence ATGAAACCGATTTTTCTCTCCACTCTGGTACTGCTGCTTGGTGGCTGCGCCGGGGAATACAGCTTCAATTCCAACCTGGACAGCCAGGCTATCCAGGAGTATTTCAAACCCTCGGAAGTACAGCTGTTCGATGGCAGCCGGCCAACAGGCCAATATGAAGTGTTGGGATTGGTTGAAGGCAATGCCTGTCAGTCTGAGCTCGATGGTGTACCGGCCACTATGGCCGATGCCCGCACTGAGGCGCGCCGAGCGGCCGCCGACATGAAGGCCAATGGTCTTATCATTAAAAACTGTGTCGAAACCCAGGAAGCCGCAGCCGGTTGCTACACCAGCGCCATGTGTGTCGGCCAGGCTATTCGCCTGGCAACCCCGAAGGAGTAA
- a CDS encoding amidohydrolase family protein — protein MLVYLLLGGSLLMFAPAKAHNLIPAERQQQAILLKNATVHTVSQGTLENTDVLLEQGVISAVGPRLTAENAREFDLSGKHLYPGLIALDTTLGLVEIAMARPTVDSRDVGSANPQLEAASAFNPDSELLPSVRANGITHAQIVPRGSGIAGQSALVSLDAWTIEDAQVPSKPQFHLYWPTAPQKQGTSEANKQAQKAYQDALSQIHKHFEAGKRYALSQQGSEGALEDSRWQALLPLYRQEARLFVHADRQQQIEAAIALARQYGFKLTLVGGYDAWRLGAALNEIEASVIYTHTLDLPLREDEPIGQAFRVPALLKRAGIPFALGFSSDWDSRNLPLAAGQTVAWGLSKEQALKAITQDAAKILGVDNLGAVAPGFQANIVVSSGDILDPMSSRIELMFIDGRQVDLNNRHRQLYQKYLKR, from the coding sequence ATGCTGGTATATCTGCTGCTGGGTGGTTCGCTATTGATGTTCGCACCGGCAAAGGCCCATAACCTGATCCCGGCCGAGCGTCAGCAACAAGCCATATTATTGAAAAACGCCACGGTTCACACCGTCAGCCAAGGCACACTCGAAAATACCGATGTGCTGCTCGAGCAAGGTGTTATCAGCGCCGTAGGCCCAAGATTAACGGCCGAAAATGCCCGGGAATTTGATCTCAGTGGCAAACACCTTTATCCCGGCCTCATAGCACTGGATACCACCCTGGGCTTGGTAGAGATAGCCATGGCCAGACCAACAGTCGACAGCCGCGATGTGGGCAGTGCCAATCCGCAGCTTGAAGCCGCCAGCGCCTTCAACCCGGATTCGGAATTGCTGCCCAGTGTGCGGGCCAACGGAATCACCCACGCGCAGATAGTGCCGAGAGGCTCGGGCATTGCCGGGCAATCGGCACTGGTCTCACTGGACGCCTGGACCATAGAAGATGCCCAGGTCCCATCCAAACCACAGTTCCACCTCTATTGGCCAACTGCGCCGCAAAAACAAGGTACCAGCGAGGCAAATAAGCAGGCACAAAAGGCCTATCAGGACGCGCTGTCACAGATACACAAACACTTTGAAGCGGGTAAACGCTACGCCTTGAGTCAGCAAGGCAGTGAAGGCGCCCTTGAAGACAGCCGCTGGCAAGCGCTCTTGCCTCTGTATCGCCAGGAGGCGCGGCTATTTGTTCATGCCGACAGGCAGCAGCAGATAGAGGCTGCCATTGCCCTGGCCCGTCAGTATGGATTCAAGTTAACCCTGGTCGGTGGCTATGATGCCTGGCGCCTGGGTGCAGCGCTCAATGAAATAGAGGCAAGTGTCATCTATACCCATACGCTTGACTTGCCGCTACGAGAAGATGAGCCCATAGGTCAGGCATTTAGAGTACCGGCATTGCTCAAGCGCGCCGGTATTCCCTTCGCCCTCGGCTTCAGCTCCGATTGGGACAGCCGTAACCTGCCGCTGGCCGCGGGCCAAACCGTGGCTTGGGGGCTCAGTAAAGAGCAGGCGCTCAAGGCCATTACACAAGATGCCGCCAAGATACTGGGGGTAGACAACCTGGGGGCGGTAGCGCCCGGGTTTCAGGCCAATATTGTGGTCAGCAGCGGCGATATTCTCGACCCCATGAGCAGCCGGATAGAGCTGATGTTTATCGACGGCAGGCAGGTGGATCTCAACAATCGTCATCGGCAGCTTTATCAAAAGTATTTGAAGCGATAG